One part of the Rattus rattus isolate New Zealand chromosome 14, Rrattus_CSIRO_v1, whole genome shotgun sequence genome encodes these proteins:
- the E2f3 gene encoding transcription factor E2F3 isoform X3, whose product MPLQQQAKRRLELGESGHQYLSDGLKTPKGKGRAALRSPDSPKTPKSPSEKTRYDTSLGLLTKKFIQLLSQSPDGVLDLNKAAEVLKVQKRRIYDITNVLEGIHLIKKKSKNNVQWMGCSLSEDGGMLAQCQGLSKEVTELSQEEKKLDELIQSCTLDLKLLTEDSENQRLAYVTYQDIRKISGLKDQTVIVVKAPPETRLEVPDSIESLQIHLASTQGPIEVYLCPEETETHRPMKTNNQDHNGNIPKPTSKDLASNNSGHSDCSVSTANLSPLASPANLLQQTEDQIPSNLEGPFVNLLPPLLQEDYLLSLGEEEGISDLFDAYDLEKLPLVEDFMCS is encoded by the exons GCAAAGCGAAGGCTGGAGCTGGGCGAGAGTGGCCATCAGTACCTCTCAGATGGTCTAAAAACCCCCAAGGGCAAAGGAAGAGCTGCACTACGGAGTCCCGATAGTCCAAAAA ctCCAAAATCTCCCTCAGAAAAAACGCGGTATGATACGTCACTCGGTCTGCTCACCAAGAAGTTCATTCAGCTCCTGAGCCAGTCACCTGATGGGGTCCTGGATCTGAACAAAGCAGCAGAGGTGCTCAAGGTGCAGAAGAGGAGGATCTACGACATCACCAACGTGCTGGAAGGCATCCACCTCATTAAGAAGAAATCTAAGAACAACGTCCAGTGGAT GGGCTGCAGTCTGTCTGAGGATGGGGGCATGCTGGCCCAGTGTCAAGGCCTGTCCAAAGAAGTGACCGAGCTCagtcaggaagagaagaaattagaTGAACTGATCCAAAGCTGTACCCTGGACCTCAAACTGTTAACCGAGGATTCAGAGAATCAAAG GTTAGCTTATGTTACATATCAAGATATTCGAAAAATTAGTGGCCTTAAAGACCAAACTGTTATAGTTGTGAAAGCCCCTCCAGAAACAAGACTTGAAGTGCCTGATTCAATAGAG aGCCTACAAATCCATTTGGCAAGTACCCAAGGGCCCATTGAGGTTTACTTGTGTCCAGAAGAGACGGAAACACACAGACCCATGAAAACAAATAACCAAGACCACAATGGGAATATCCCTAAGCCCACTTCCAAAG ACTTGGCTTCTAACAACTCAGGACATAGCGACTGCTCGGTTTCTACAGCAAAcctctctcctctggcctccccagcCAACCTTTTACAGCAGACTGAGGACCAAATTCCTTCCAACCTTGAAGGACCTTTTGTGAACTTACTGCCTCCCCTGCTCCAAGAGGACTATCTGCTGAGccttggggaggaggagggcatcaGCGATCTCTTTGATGCCTATGATCTAGAAAAGCTACCCCTCGTGGAGGACTTCATGTGTAGTTGA